From a region of the Anaerobaca lacustris genome:
- a CDS encoding aldo/keto reductase has translation MSKNLDRRTFLKGSLAGSAALASTMSLEERALLAAMKEGPPQSQGPAVEGMPTGKIGDVTLSRILCGGNLIGGWAHSRDLIYVSSLLKHYFTDEKIFETLQLCEDSGVNTINAGTSSLGVLKRYWDERGGEIQWLAQCVPSVDDLTGDVQKAIDAGATGAYVIGNVGDQWARAGRVDLIGKVVEFIKQNGIIAGVGGHELETIQACEEAALPVDFYMKTHHGTNYWSTRRPDQHKDVIDNYAIDNYWDKHPEQTARYMQKVGKPWIAYKVLAAGAVHPRDGFRFAFENGADILCVGMFDFQVRENAIIARNVLTGSLNRSRPWRA, from the coding sequence ATGTCCAAGAATCTGGATCGTCGTACGTTTCTCAAGGGTTCTCTGGCCGGATCGGCCGCGTTGGCGTCGACGATGAGCCTCGAAGAGCGGGCTCTGCTGGCGGCGATGAAGGAGGGTCCGCCTCAGTCGCAGGGGCCCGCCGTCGAGGGGATGCCAACCGGTAAGATCGGCGATGTGACGCTCAGTCGGATCCTCTGCGGAGGCAATCTCATCGGCGGATGGGCCCACAGCCGCGATCTGATCTACGTTTCGTCGCTCTTGAAGCACTATTTCACCGACGAGAAGATCTTTGAGACGCTGCAGCTCTGCGAGGACAGCGGGGTCAATACGATCAACGCCGGCACCAGTTCGCTCGGCGTCCTCAAGAGGTACTGGGACGAGCGGGGCGGCGAGATCCAGTGGCTGGCCCAGTGCGTTCCCTCCGTGGACGACCTGACCGGAGACGTGCAGAAGGCCATCGATGCCGGCGCGACGGGGGCCTATGTGATCGGCAACGTCGGCGATCAATGGGCGCGGGCCGGCCGGGTCGATCTGATCGGCAAGGTGGTGGAGTTCATCAAGCAGAACGGGATCATCGCCGGCGTCGGCGGCCACGAACTTGAGACGATCCAGGCGTGCGAGGAGGCCGCTCTGCCGGTGGACTTCTACATGAAGACCCACCACGGCACGAATTACTGGTCCACCCGGCGGCCCGACCAGCACAAGGACGTGATCGACAACTATGCCATCGACAACTACTGGGACAAGCACCCCGAGCAGACGGCCCGGTATATGCAGAAGGTCGGCAAGCCCTGGATCGCTTACAAGGTTCTGGCGGCCGGGGCGGTCCATCCCAGAGATGGTTTCCGATTTGCCTTCGAGAACGGCGCGGACATTCTGTGCGTCGGAATGTTCGATTTTCAGGTGCGTGAGAACGCGATCATCGCCAGGAACGTATTGACGGGTTCGTTGAACCGGTCCCGCCCGTGGCGGGCTTAG